Proteins co-encoded in one Dama dama isolate Ldn47 chromosome 2, ASM3311817v1, whole genome shotgun sequence genomic window:
- the LOC133068061 gene encoding olfactory receptor 8A1-like: MAAQNHSAVTEFILGGLINQPELQLPFFFLFLGIYSVTMIGNLGVITLICLNAQLHTPMYYFLSSLSLLDLCYSSVITPKMLVNFVSEKNIISYAGCISQFYFFIVFVIAECYMLTVMAYDRYVAICRPLLYNIIMSHRVCSLLVAAVYTMGLIGSTIEIGLMLKLSYCEHLISYYFCDVVPLMKLSCSSTYHIEMTTFFLAGFNIIVTSLTIFISYAFILSSILRIHSTEGRSKAFSTCSSHLAAVGLFYGSTTFLYLKPPTGSSLAQENVVSLFYTTGIPMLNPLIYSLRNKEVKAAMQKTLRRKLFGCKCNYSFSG, encoded by the coding sequence ATGGCTGCACAAAACCACTCTGCAGTGACAGAGTTCATTCTTGGAGGTTTAATAAATCAACCAGAGCTCCAACTacccttcttcttcctcttccttgggATCTACTCAGTCACCATGATAGGGAACCTGGGTGTGataacactgatttgtctgaACGCTCAGcttcacacccccatgtactattTCCTCAGCAGTCTGTCACTATTAGATCTCTGCTACTCCTCTGTCATTACCCCTAAGATGCTGGTGAACTTTGTGTCAGAGAAGAACATCATCTCCTATGCAGGGTGCATTTCCCAGTTCTACTTCTTCATTGTGTTTGTCATTGCTGAGTGTTACATGCTgacagtgatggcctatgaccgctatgttgcCATCTGCAGACCTTTGCTTTACAACATCATCATGTCTCATCGAGTCTGCTCCCTCCTGGTGGCTGCAGTCTATACCATGGGGCTCATTGGCTCAACCATAGAAATTGGCCTCATGTTAAAACTATCCTATTGTGAGCACCTCATCAGTTATTACTTCTGTGATGTTGTCCCACTCATGAAGCTCTCCTGCTCCAGCACCTATCATATTGAGATGACAACTTTCTTTTTGGCTGGATTTAACATCATAGTCACCAGCTTAACAATCTTCATTTCCTATGCTTTTATTCTCTCCAGCATTCTCCGTATCCACTCAACAGAGGGAAGGTCCAAAGCCTTCAGTACATGCAGCTCCCATCTTGCAGCTGTGGGATTGTTTTATGGATCTACCACATTCTTGTACTTAAAACCCCCCACAGGCAGTTCCCTGGCCCAGGAGAATGTGGTCTCCCTGTTCTACACCACAGGGATACCCATGCTGAACCCCCTAATCTACAGCTTGAGAAATAAGGAAGTGAAGGCTGCCATGCAGAAAACACTAAGGAGAAAACTCTTTGGGTGCAAATGtaattattctttttcaggttga